The Aedes albopictus strain Foshan chromosome 2, AalbF5, whole genome shotgun sequence region AGCGAAGACAACAACAATCTAGCCACTAGCACCATAAACAATAATGTGGACAGTAACCATCCGTCGATAGGAAAACGCATTCGGCGAACTTCCGAGAAGCTGCTAGGCGAGGACACCGGAGCCCGCAAGAAATACTCGCTGGATCAACTATTGTCATTGAAGGATGCCACAATCAGCAAAGAAAAGCCCACCACGATACCGGATGCGTGTCGGTCTATCTTGAAGTCATCGCACAACCCAATGATGGCTTCGAGCAGAAACTTTGGCAACCAAGATAACTCGCTGTTACCAACGTTCATGAGGGGTATGGAcggtggtggcggtggtggtggcaTCGGTGGCGGCATGATGAACGCCCGGCCGGGTCCAATGAAACGGGCACCCTATCAGGGTCGATTATCGGCCAAGGAGATGCGATCCGGAGGCGACGATGTGGATAGCGGAATTATCAAGGTTAATTTGAACATTACCGAGGAAGTTAAATTGAAGGAGTGCGCCAACGCTTGGAGGCCTCGGTTTTTACAGAAACAGGAAGAGCTGGATGAAGACACCAAGAAAACACAGGAACTGTTCAAGAAATTCCGCAGCGTGCTGAACAAGCTCACGCCGAACAATTTCAACGACTTGGTGGAACAGGTGAAACAGTACGAAATCGACACGGAAGAACGATTGGACGGTTGTATTAAGATTTTATTCGAGAAGGCCATCATGGAACCGAATTTTACCGACACCTACGCGCAGATGTGCAAGGAGCTTGGAACCATCATAAAAATCGAAACAAGTGATAACAAACAGCCGAACTTCAAGCGCAAGCTGATCACTCAGTGTCAGAAAGAGTTTGAGAAGCATCACACCGATAAGGAAGAGAATGCAACCGAATTGGAGCAGTCGAAGAAGAAAGCCGCCGAAGGAGAGGAGAAATCTGATGAACTCAACGAACTGCAATACGagctggaggagaagaatgcccGCATTAAGAGGCGAGCCATGGGCACCATACGATTTATTGGAGAACTGTTCAAGCAGGAGCAACTGATCTGTAGAATTATGTACTCCTGTTTGAATATCTTACTGAGCGAGGAAATGTTGGACGAGGAATCACTGGAGTGTCTCTGCAAGCTGCTGACCACGATAGGTGGTCGGATGGAGAAAGACTCGGTGCAAGACTCCCAAGGATTGCAGTACTACTTCGATCGTCTTCAGGAAATTGCCGACCGGAAAAGTACCATACAAGTCAGCAACCGGATCCGTTTCATGATCCTGGACCTGGTCGATTTGCGGAAGAACAACTGGCAACCGCGTAGGGCCCAGGCCGCGCCAAAGACGAtggaggaaattcagaaggaGGTCGAATCCGAGGAGAACAAGAACAGAATTCTGAACTTTGTGCTATCGGGCAGTGGTGGCCGTGGAGGTGGCGGCGGTGGTGGCAACCGTCAGGATGGGGATCGGCATCATCGCGGCGGAGATGGAGGAGGCAGTGCGTCCAAGAATAAGCAACGCTTCGTCGATGACGACGGGTTCGTGCAGCCGGTGTCGAAGAACAGCACTCGCCAACAGTTGCCCATGTTCGATCCGAAGAAGCTCAACCTATCGGCGGTAAGTGACTGGCAGATTAACGGTTGTTTGTTTAAATTGGTGGGTATTTAGAGCGATACTTTAGTTTTACTTTCAAACTTACAAACAGTCAAATACTTACATGCTCGCATTCTCGAAAGATTTGGATTCTGCTTTGTCCATAGATTCATCGAGGTTACTTGGTCATTTAAGGCACTTCTTGGGGTTCTATCGAACAGATATGTTTCATACAGCCAGGAACGAAGATGATACCTGGCTCTGGACGATTTTATATTAGGTCCTCGAGCTTATTAAGTAAATACAAGTTATGTAATTCGTCTCAATCATTCTCTCAATAGGGGGTTCTTTTTTCTGATTAGCTATAATGTTTTACCTAACTTTACGGATACGACCTTGTATTACTCAAAATTCCAACCCGTCATCCCATTCGCAGCAAAAATCTCCGGAGGTCACCCGCCTGGGTTCGGCATCGATGTTCCAGGGCTGGGGTAAGAACAATGCGTTCGCTTCGTTGACCGAcgaccaacagcagcagcaacagaatTCGGCCGGCCCCCCGAGTTTCTTCGGCTCAGGTGGACTGGGTGGTGGTGGCCCTGGCGGTAGCAGTGGCGGACATTCCTCCGGAGGCGGCAATaaaggcggtggcggcggcggctacGGAGGAGGGAATAAAAAATCCGGCCGTGGCGGTGGTAAGAACGCCCCGTATCAAGGCAGAAGCAGCAGTCGCTTCTGATGATAGGCCCTGGGTGCGAATGGTAAGACTCCTTTCCTGATTTAGCCGTTTATTTTCCAATTTTTGCGTCTTATTTTGCTGTTAGAACCAGTTTAGAAAAGGGAGAAAATTCAAATAGGGTAATTATTAATCATTACACACGTGTTCCCTGGAGCAAAATAAAAATCTGGCGATCGATCTTCCAAATTTCAGGGTAGATTGAAGGGCGGAGAAAGGCCTATTGCAGTTAGAACAGGGAAGTGGGATTCAGTTGAGCTGATCGACAATTGCTTTAGTATAGGGTGCAGCAACATTTTTTACATAGAATGCGATTATATTTTTGTTAACAGGTTCTGCTTTTGTTTTCAAGATTATAGCTTTTAGAGGGATATTTGAATAATCAAAACAACCGTAGTTTTCTGTATTTTCAATCCGAGCAACGCAATTTGCACGCAGTTAGTTATCCGAAACGAATGGAACTAATCTAGCCGATTCACATTTCCGAATAGCctatactgcccccattcgcacaacagtccaaTGTGAATAGGAAGcccagcaaacatgggattgttatgcgaatagggacaGTATAGGTCGTAGTTCATGCCAACCTTCGTTCAAATGATTCATATACCCAAGCTTAACAGCTTTATATCTACACTTTGGCCTGATCTACGGGATGTTGGTTATATCGGGTTGAGTTCGTCAGAACTCAAAGTGATGTAATTGTGCTTCACTAACGTAACGCAAAAACAGCCAATATTACTAACTAAAGTTCCTTTTGCAATATTTAGTTCATGGCACAAGGATACAGAAGAAAATCACTGCATATTCCAGAAGTAGTGTCGTAATAAAAATGCGCCAACGAAGTATACCATGATTGGGTATGCTTCGCAGTACCGACTGCGCAGAGATCCAACAGATGGAAACAAATGTTTCGAGATGAAACCGGACGTAAAGAGAGATTAATAGGAAAACGCGAGTTATAACCGTTATGATCATTGCAACAGGAGGAAACCGACACTACCAACATAATAGTCAAGCGATGAACGCTAATATATCGTCAaaacagaaatttatcaaaatccACTACATGATGTATTAGGTTAAGCTACAAATGCCTTTGAAACTTCCAACTGATTAGGGTATCTTAGTAGGCCAAGACGCATAACAGCAGCCATCAACCATAACCAACTGCTCTGGCGCATCGACGACAGTAACCACCATGCCTGTTGTCAGATCCACGCGAAAGGAAGTTCTCCAAATCATGATGActtttgattttgaaaatattgttgtaaGTTTGCGGGAAAACGGAACTCTAAACATAGGGAAAATGATATTACAGTAAGTCAAGATAATACATCAAGCATGAAGCGTTAATGCTCAAAACATATGCAGCAACCGTATATATGAAAAAAATAGGTGACACTGTCGATTATGGAATGATCGATTTATAGACAAAAATAATTAATTGCATATTAATATTAATAATGAAGTGGATAAAACTAATTTTAAACTTATTACAGCATAAAAGTCCAGAGGAGCAGAAGCCTCTCTAACTGTAACGGTGAACTTACCAGGAAAATCTTGTGAACTCTTGCAAATCATACATAGTTAAATACTTAAAAGTGTAAGCAGTTATGaagcaaaagcaaaaaaaaaagtccgTTATCCCAAAACCCAAAACTGTTCGTTTTTACGTTACTGGTAATCCGAAATCTCCTTCATTGTAATTGGACTTATTTTCCTACAaaattcccaagaaacagaagtagctgaataacagtttcttaagctaaagtttgtttaagagtggtttgttccactcttatacagcaaaaatgtttgttgggttatcaTGTGTACAAACATGTGTTTTGACTTTTAGACCGATTGCACCGAAATTTCATTTTTCACGCTGACAAGGGAACGTAATCATGAGTTGGAGCAAATTGtccctgcccttcggttcagaaaggggtatgggcgcgttctgccaacttggtcgaggcagatttcttgtgtGAACAAGTTGCAAATGGACATTCAAAGTGCTACTTTTGAGGATCACTTGAAGGTGGaatggaagatcattctttttaTGTATTCGTGTTCGTGCAGTTGTGTTTTCGCGTTCGTATAGTTTAAGCATTACCATACACTGAGTTTGATCAGCGCTGCCAGCCAGCAGGGATGGTCTTCTCACCTGCacccgttgaaccattctgaatggccgtcgtgatAGTATCACCAAGAGCACTAATATTACTTTCCTCTCCTTTCATGTACCTCACCTTTAACAATGCAATGTATCGAGCATTGATTTCCGGCAAAGCATCACAACAGGAAGCCAGAAGGAGCTCAAAACTATAATAATCACTAATACTGGAACAACTGCGCAAGTATTGCATCTAAAACGTTCACTGATTACCCTTGAAATCAACATAAAGGTAAATAACGATGACTATATAATTATTAACACATTCTATCCACAGCTCAATACACCAAATTAATCTCCCACCTTTCCCAATCtcttaccgtgccatgccctaataccgtgtgcctcctaataccgtgtatttgacaaaaaactcaaatattttactaagtgtattatttttataactgagtaactagttcaatcattagcatattaaacctgctcaagttaggcgtgataaatttggcacatatttacaaaaacaagcaattaaaaatatttacagaatgtgagtgcaaagtaccaagtattagggcatggttccttttgtgttccaaataccgtgtttcggctaaaacttgcaaactgaaaatattattgatactttttacttcatgaatcaattgcacaaacctctaggcaacgtttgccgcacaggttcttttaagtatgaatttagtatgattgatatagtgatgattcaaaggaccaccaatgtatgcgggtcacatacacggtattaggaacaatgctatgttttacaattttgattttaacaatggattaaacatttggaattccattaatcatatttattatacataatacacacaataagcaataatatagcgtttgaaaaatcaagaaacttggattattgatttttccagggctctttgaagtgaagagcatccttaaggtcacggtattagggcatggcacggtaggcCTCGCAAAACTTAAAAACCAATGCATTTCCAAATCGCACCGTGTTTTAAATACTTTAATACTTTTGATTtgcacatacactacccgtcataagtacggactcacaaaaagtattgcaacaatattgcatcaccctgactcacctcgatatctctaaaaccagaacacctacaaataTATCGCCtttagaaaagttgttgcttttggtcttctgaataactttcctgaagacagtatctttgtaagtcctcaggttctggagatatcgaggtgagtcagggtgatgcaatattgttgcaatactttttgtgagtccgtatttatgacgggtagtgtacatagTTCTCGAAATTGTTTTACGATTTGAATAATATTTTCGCTCTAAACGTTTTCAAATGTGATCGTTTTGTGGGTAAATCTTAATATGTTTAGAATGCCTCTATTGTGCTTAGTAATGCTTTcttttattaaaaattaaaaacaaacataTAACTAATGTTGGAAACGAAAGTCCAGAGTTTAAAAATAATCATAGTTtcaaagctaacgtgtgatcaatacATACGTACACGAATTTTTGACACCAATGTAGCTTGACACAACGAAAACTAATTAGGTACTTCTTTGACTTTCTGTCTTTTTTGTATGACAAAGTAGACATTTCGACGTTTTTGCATTTGTTGGTATTACATGAAGAGCGAGAGACTATGATATAAATCTACAGGAAATAAAAACTAATActgtaccgtcagtgtaccagtagccgctcatgacccaatagccgctcactgtagcaaaaatcaagttttcacgcataaatacactcttttcgtcgctgatattcttggacaatataaatcatatgagagcaaagccattttatgcaatatttaacgaataacataaattttaaaaacaaaaaagtagaattttttgagcggctattggacccaaaaaagctgtaggaaatttttgtgttccaataaccgctcacgcaaaaaaatacgtGAAATTCATAAAATCtgtcgattttagtacacagtgtatttaatcactattatacactcccactgaacaggaaaaaataattgtaaaaacatagagttgcaaaaataattcacttttccgcaaaagtctatttaaccgttatgtatccgacaaactttttgcttttttctacaccgtgctttttaaatgggcgctgggtacccgggtaccctgtcggccacataagggttaaaagatggcatacatttgtccgtgagcggaattaggaccactttggtctcacacaaattgtaataaaaacatacttttttgaaaagttctacataagtcttgttttctatctgattgtacttagattaaactaacataaaatgcaaaaatattacaaattggcttaccagtcatttgacagatgatgtttttctgcaaaactggccttagatgagcggaatctggtaccctgatggtactcTTTATGCTTGTTGATGAAAGACGACTTTTTATCGTGAAAAAGTACAGTATAAAAAAGCGTATCTTCAAAAATCAAAATGTCAAACATAATTACTATCTAACATTCCTTTCAGATTAACCCAATAGTACTGAATGACATGATGTATTAAATATCGAACAAAATAGGACAACACAGTGTTCCAGAAATAGAAAAAGTCTTGACAAATATACGACAACTGACGACAAGAAAAATAACGGACGAAATTTGAGTCTAGAATACTATAACACGACATAGACAAACCCTGATGAATGACTACTTCAAGACTGACAGACAAATTGAAAAACAAATCCTATCTCCTACAGTAACTTTCTGAGTcggtttgcaacagtgtcttaatggatgtcattttccgcgtacgtctggttaactgcttctgaaagattacataTTCTGTtctatcttcaggtctagtgtagaggtttcgacTCTATTCAGAGTatagctagaaacctagcaaaaaaaaactactagaAAACTAATCTTAAAGCTTACAAAAGGTTCAaaccagggttgaaaaaatctcattcaattgaatgaatttctgctgaactgaatgctttttacattcattttcagctccgctgtgagatacttgaaagtgaacgcagaaaaattcaactacattgtggaggtaatgactgcaccatcaacaacacacgctctgcgctgatggatgcttcatttcaccaccggccgcatgaatgcgacttgcccataagcaaacgtggtgaatttttgtcgtttgagtgccggtcacaggaaaaatgttgcttttgaacctcgccgtctccccggtgtgagcgaagagagaatttttattctctttttaattgcctccgtgaaggacaggggcttcaacgtcagaagcggtgtggtgaaaagacaaaaacaaaaactcacgttcgttggaagctttggaatttttgcaaccgtggtTCAAACTAGAAAACGAGCTTAGTTCTATTAGTTCTAGTACATATTACAAGCTCATCTTATGATAGATTTGTCAATCTGTGACTTTTCAGTGCCAACTGTTCGGCTTGTAATAACTAGGTTATCAGAAAAGTTATGATAAAGAGATTCTCAAATAATTATAACATTGCAGAACGCCATTAATGTAGAAACAGCAGTGCGTAATTGATCAATCGTTTCATCAACGGAGTACACAGCGCCCCTAGGGATCGGACATTTGTGCCGTAGCTGTAGGTTCTAGAAGGCTAGATCAACGGTATTGAACCAAATTGTGATTTTCTGAAGCGATTAATTTATTATTTTACTATGAAATCGATATACCTAGTAATACTAAATCATTAACAGTAAACATTAACTGTTtagaacaggggttcccaacctttttgagatgGCGACCCCCTTAAAAAATGtcaacatctggggcccaatgaaacaAACGAATCCAACTTATTTGggcacagtgacgtagccagaaatttggtgTGGGagagattttcgacgatcaatgatattttttttattttacactcacatttcgtaaacaatcagtcgcagtttgaaaatagcggcgcagctgaAAATGTTTTCTTCTGAAAGCGTTTTATACtagaaatttgttccacaaattatgACTCTTTGGGGTGGCGGTTGGGGGTATTGTAGTGGTTATCCCTAAAAAAATGGAAAGGGGGTTTGACCtgagtggtgcgaatagaaacggttttatttttaaaactagctaacacactcccggcacacagcttgtaaacacgcacgagcgttcaattttcttgcaaccacctctctcagcgcggttgtcaaacacgctgtcgcgacgctgttcggaaatggtaaacatgatcaatccaccattattccaattttgttctcgtgttaaaagtttattattttccattcgcgatggaaattttgatggatagttgttaaaaaattagctgaaataggctcaaaacagtgtttatccttctcctcgttttccaacggcttgacagcggagatatcgtgacaacagttttgattacatccgcagcgcctagataacaatactcttcaattaatcacacaggttcaacaaggtttaacataacctcaatcttcaatgtttggctcccgatgtttggctcccgctgagagagcatattgagtcagtccgcgacactcagggtTTGACGAATGTCTCGCCAAATTCCTGTGTTTTAAGCAGAATTCGAAATTCTACTGGAAACTTATTCTGAAATATTCACAAAAACAGTTTGACGAACTTTACcagaattcatgatttttttaaggatggAGAAATTAACCAAAAAATGGAGTATTCTAACCAATACTACAATAAATGTTTTCTGAGAAAATCAGCCTATGAATGTAAAACAACATTTTCTTATAAAATCAGAATAAAAATTCCTTCTTTTACAATTTCAGTAGAAATAAATCTTAAATATTCACTAAAATACTATGATATTAAATCGATTAAAAACATCTCAAGAGATTTTCAGATTTCCCAGTTCCAAAATGTTTTTAGTCTCCAGaaacaataacaaaaattgtTTCAACACATGTAACAACTTTGAAATGCTGTATAATTATGCAGATTTTTGAGATGTTTTGAACAAGCATTTTTTTatcctgagaaaaacaaaacctaGAAATATTAGGGAATGTACATCTGAACATGTTTCGTGAAACTACTGAAAAACcctagttaatccacctagtggtgctggcgcctttctcgtgccttcgaaaacccatttcaacaaagttcaagtgacatgttgatgaatacggTATCtttccgattttggcaacacgaggtgaattttatgttgccaaaaacagtaaaaaaattgtgattttacaacttttatgcgtTATTTTGACTTATATTATCAATATGGACTATTCAAAAGTTACATAACGCTCCCCTTAGGTGATGTTCATAAATtacaacatgatttaaaaaattgTCGTTTTTCAAAACTTaatgaatttatatttttttaatagaggTAAAGCTAAAAAGATGTATTTAAGATGATTTTACGATAaaaaaaatttgtcaaaaatttgtgttgccaaaatcgataaaaaatttgttgccaaaatcgggtgttgcccaaatcggtaaaaaaaatgttgccaaaatcgggagtagacaaaaacgggtgttgccaaaatcggtaagaaactgtatagcaCTTTCATATGTTTAATAAAAATCCATTTTATGGCTTCCTGGTGCCGTTTATAtaacttttgatgtttgagcctcaaaatcttaagaaaaagccgctatcttgaattttgagccgaaatcttggatttaagaccgctatcttggatattccg contains the following coding sequences:
- the LOC109430176 gene encoding eukaryotic translation initiation factor 4 gamma 1: MTDTVEPVADQQQQHQQSEEDNNNQIDLADTVAKLSINGTAAHDQQNNSCEESEDNNNLATSTINNNVDSNHPSIGKRIRRTSEKLLGEDTGARKKYSLDQLLSLKDATISKEKPTTIPDACRSILKSSHNPMMASSRNFGNQDNSLLPTFMRGMDGGGGGGGIGGGMMNARPGPMKRAPYQGRLSAKEMRSGGDDVDSGIIKVNLNITEEVKLKECANAWRPRFLQKQEELDEDTKKTQELFKKFRSVLNKLTPNNFNDLVEQVKQYEIDTEERLDGCIKILFEKAIMEPNFTDTYAQMCKELGTIIKIETSDNKQPNFKRKLITQCQKEFEKHHTDKEENATELEQSKKKAAEGEEKSDELNELQYELEEKNARIKRRAMGTIRFIGELFKQEQLICRIMYSCLNILLSEEMLDEESLECLCKLLTTIGGRMEKDSVQDSQGLQYYFDRLQEIADRKSTIQVSNRIRFMILDLVDLRKNNWQPRRAQAAPKTMEEIQKEVESEENKNRILNFVLSGSGGRGGGGGGGNRQDGDRHHRGGDGGGSASKNKQRFVDDDGFVQPVSKNSTRQQLPMFDPKKLNLSAQKSPEVTRLGSASMFQGWGKNNAFASLTDDQQQQQQNSAGPPSFFGSGGLGGGGPGGSSGGHSSGGGNKGGGGGGYGGGNKKSGRGGGKNAPYQGRSSSRF